The DNA region CGACCATGACTAGTCGTTCGACAGTCTTTTTTGTATTATAGAGCAGCAATATTTTTAAGTTTTGCGGCTTTGATAAAAGCGTCGATGGTAGCGAAGATGTGGCTTTTGGTGTCGTTGTCCAGTTCTTGTATCGCCTTTAGTTTTTTCAGGGTGTCGTTGTCAATCTGCTCATATTCTCCGTCTTTTACGAGATAATCCAGCGTTACGCCAAGAGCATCAGCAATTTTTGTAGCCACTTCAATAGAGGGAACATTTTCCCCACGCTCATATTTTCCTATAATGTCTCCAGAGGTTCCAATGGTTTTGCCAAGGTCGCTCTGCTTTATTTTTTTTTGTTTTCTGGCAAAAGCCAATCTGTCTGCAAAAGCCATAAATAAGTCGTTTTTATGAGTTATAAACTAAAGATTAGCAAATATAAGCAACTTATAAGTTAGATAAAAATAAAATAATACTTGCATATAAAAGTTAAATGAGTTAGATTTGTGAGGTATTTGTCAGATAAAATATTTTCAAAAATTTTTAGTCTATGGAAATCTCCGAAATCAAAAATCGTTTAAGCCTCTCCGAGGTTCTACACCATTACAATCTACAGCCTAAAAACAATATGCTGAAATGTTTCCACCACGAAGACAAGAAACCAAGTATGCAGGTGAATTTGGAGAAGAATTTTTATAAATGCCACAGTTGTGGGAAAACAGGCGATGTCATCCAGTTTATAGAAGATTTTGAAAACTTAGATAAGCATAATGCAATTTTAAAAGCACAATCTTTAATTGGTTCAGAAGTTCCAACAATGATAAAACCGAAAATTGAAAATAAAAGTCAGTCCGACACGGTATTTTTGGAAAAAATTTTTAAAACGTTCCGAAAAGGTATCTACAACTCCAATCCAGCGAAGGAATATGCGGAAAAGAGAAATCTAAAAGTAGCATTGGGAGAAAACAAGGAGGGGCTGGAAATCGGCTTCAACTCGGGACAATTCCACCACGGAGAACGGAAAGACGAGGAACTGATTAAAAAATCTTTGGAAGCGGGATTGTTGATTGACAAAGGAATTTTGGGAAGAACAGGGGAAAAAGCGTTTGGAATTTTTGCGAATAAATGTCTGATTTTTCCTTTAAGGAATAAAGAAAACGAGATTGTAAGCTTTTACGGAAGAAGTATTTTTGAAAACAAGGAAGCGAAACACTTCTATTTGAGAAACCGAAGCGGAATTTATCCAGCTTATCCAAAAAAGGAAACGAAGAAACTTATTTTAACAGAAGCGATAATCGACTGTGCAAGTTTACTGCAAATACGACAAATAAAGGAAAATTACAGTTTAATCAGTTGCTTTGGAACAAACGGTTTAAACGAAGAGATTTTACAAGCAATAAAAGAACTCAAGAATTTAGAAGAAATTATTTTTTGTTTTGATAATGATAAAGCAGGAAAAACCGCAGTAGAAAAATATGCCAATCAATTATTAATGGTTAATTATAAATTGTTAATTACAAATGTGGAACTTCCTAACAAAGATATAAACGAAACTCTGCAACTCCACAGTGAAGAAATATTTTTGGAACTTTTAGAGAACCGAAAAGATATTTTTCTTTCAAATGAAAATAAAAAAATTATTGTTACCGAAGCAGAACCAAGAGCAGAACCAAAAAATAATATTGATTTTTTAAAGCAGAAAAATTTACTGCAGGAACTCAATAAGCTCATAGAAAAAGCGGGAATCATCGGGGAAGAAAACAGCAGATTATTACTGTTTTTGATTACAATCAGTTACCTAAACAAAAGTCCGCTACACGGAATTGTGCAGGGAAGTTCGGGAAGCGGAAAAACCCACATTATCTCAAGGATTGCGGACCTGATGCCACAGGAAGATGTCTTAAGATTTACAAGAATTACGGAGAGTTCTCTTTATAATTGGGGAGAATTTGATTTATTTCAAAAAATCATAATTATTGAAGATCTGGACGGATTAAAGGAAGATGCACTTTATGCGTTAAGGGAATTTATCTCCAACCAAGTTTTAAGAAGTTCGGTAACCATCAAAGATAAAAAGGGAAACAACAAGTCTTCCCACAAAATCGTGAAAGGACAGTTCAGCAGTTTATCTGCGACAACCAAGGGCGAATTATACGAGGACAATATGAACAGGAGCTTTATCATCGCCATCAATGAAAGCGAGGAACAGACGGAGAAAATAATATCCTACCAAAACCGCAGAAATGCGGGAGAAATCGACAGAAACGAGCAGGAAAAGGCGATTGGTTTTATTCAAAAATTGGTAAGAAATCTAAAGCATTACGAGGTGGTAAATCCTTATGCAACACAGATACAGCTACCTAATAATGTAAAAAATAAAAGACGTTTAAATGAAATGTTCCAATCGACTATTAAGCAAATAACCCTATTACACCAATATCAGAGAGAAATATCCTCCTCCAGCTCCTCCAAAGGAGGAGAGCAATATTTGGTTACGGAAATAGAGGATGTTGAGAATGCCGTAGAAATCTTATTTGAAAGCATCATTTTAAAAATAGACGAACTGGACGGAAGTTTAAGACAGTTTTTTGAAAAATTGAAGAAAGCCTTTACGGACAATCATTTTACACGGTTTGATGCAATGGGAATTACGGGGTTTAAAAAGACACAGTTGCAGTTTTATCTCAATGAATTGGTACGATTGGAATATTTAAAACAGATTGGCTTTGCGAACAAAGGATTTAAATATAAAGTTTCTTATAGCGACAATATCCAGAAAGTTAGGAAAGATTTAAAAGAAGCTTTTACGAAACAGCTGGAAGAACTTAAACTGAACGCTACCGAACACAAGCGAACGCCAAACGGAAGCGAAACGAACGCTAAAGCACAACCTATGACCATCTAAATCTCTTATTATCAAATCTTTATTAGTTACAATTGGTTATCGTTCGGAAAAATCGAAAATATTACAAAAGCAAAAAGGCCATATGTGAATGGAAAATGAAGTTTTAACGGAATACCGACACTATTTAAAATCCCTTGGCTACAAAGAAGATGCGGTTATAAAAAGAATAAAGTCGGTCAGAAAATTTTTAGATTTTGCACAAAAACACTACGCTGAAATCACCTCGGAAGATTTAGAAAAATATTACCAATATCTACAAGAAAAGCCCAACAGGTTTAAGGCTGAAAAAGGCATCAAGCAAAGCACCATTTTACAGTATATCCGAAACGTGGAGCAGTTTTACGAAATGCTCGCAGAGTATGGGAAACTTGGGGAACCCATCACGATAAATCCTGAAGCTAGAGAAGATGATATTTTTGTAAGAGAAATTTTGTCTCAAGAAGAAATCCAAAAACTTTACGAAGTAGCAGGAGAATTACAAGAAAAAATCATTTTACACCTTGCCTACGGATGCGGACTGCGTGCAGG from Chryseobacterium suipulveris includes:
- a CDS encoding helix-turn-helix domain-containing protein: MAFADRLAFARKQKKIKQSDLGKTIGTSGDIIGKYERGENVPSIEVATKIADALGVTLDYLVKDGEYEQIDNDTLKKLKAIQELDNDTKSHIFATIDAFIKAAKLKNIAAL
- a CDS encoding CHC2 zinc finger domain-containing protein, giving the protein MEISEIKNRLSLSEVLHHYNLQPKNNMLKCFHHEDKKPSMQVNLEKNFYKCHSCGKTGDVIQFIEDFENLDKHNAILKAQSLIGSEVPTMIKPKIENKSQSDTVFLEKIFKTFRKGIYNSNPAKEYAEKRNLKVALGENKEGLEIGFNSGQFHHGERKDEELIKKSLEAGLLIDKGILGRTGEKAFGIFANKCLIFPLRNKENEIVSFYGRSIFENKEAKHFYLRNRSGIYPAYPKKETKKLILTEAIIDCASLLQIRQIKENYSLISCFGTNGLNEEILQAIKELKNLEEIIFCFDNDKAGKTAVEKYANQLLMVNYKLLITNVELPNKDINETLQLHSEEIFLELLENRKDIFLSNENKKIIVTEAEPRAEPKNNIDFLKQKNLLQELNKLIEKAGIIGEENSRLLLFLITISYLNKSPLHGIVQGSSGSGKTHIISRIADLMPQEDVLRFTRITESSLYNWGEFDLFQKIIIIEDLDGLKEDALYALREFISNQVLRSSVTIKDKKGNNKSSHKIVKGQFSSLSATTKGELYEDNMNRSFIIAINESEEQTEKIISYQNRRNAGEIDRNEQEKAIGFIQKLVRNLKHYEVVNPYATQIQLPNNVKNKRRLNEMFQSTIKQITLLHQYQREISSSSSSKGGEQYLVTEIEDVENAVEILFESIILKIDELDGSLRQFFEKLKKAFTDNHFTRFDAMGITGFKKTQLQFYLNELVRLEYLKQIGFANKGFKYKVSYSDNIQKVRKDLKEAFTKQLEELKLNATEHKRTPNGSETNAKAQPMTI